In Erpetoichthys calabaricus chromosome 2, fErpCal1.3, whole genome shotgun sequence, a genomic segment contains:
- the LOC114646259 gene encoding G-protein coupled receptor 35-like isoform X2, with product MNTSNCNLTLTDGVHLFQMVFYIPVFILGLIFNISALVMFFWKQKNWTDTLIYLTNLSISDCILLFALPFKMHSYNTEWEATTLSFCQFLVSSYYVNMYVSILTVTVISIVRYVAIKFPFKAKTIQSRRKAIIVCILLWLTVCSLSAVFHLVDTPEKNTTQIKCFQKNTSKPLPLSFILVLEIVGFFGPFLIITFCSVQIICTLSKYNAMSSGRERTKSIRIIAANFVVFLVCFAPFHLGFLFKFLVETLRPNNCQLLQGFHTFVHIASCIANANCCLDVFCYYFILKDFRITSAAQSPISDKFNMKKFSFQSGVL from the coding sequence ATGAACACCAGCAACTGTAACCTTACACTTACTGATggagtccatcttttccaaatgGTGTTCTATATACCTGTTTTCATTCTGGGACTTATATTCAACATTTCAGCTTTGGTTATGTTCTTCTGGAAACAGAAGAATTGGACAGACACTTTAATCTACCTAACTAATCTGTCCATTTCAGACTGCATTCTGTTATTTGCCTTACCATTCAAGATGCATTCATACAACACAGAATGGGAGGCGACCACGCTatcattttgtcagtttttggTTTCGAGTTACTACGTCAATATGTATGTGAGCATCTTGACTGTAACTGTCATAAGTATTGTTCGATATGTGGCAATAAAGTTTCCTTTTAAGGCCAAGACCATCCAGTCCCGCAGGAAAGCTATTATCGTCTGCATTTTGCTGTGGTTGACTGTGTGCTCCTTAAGTGCTGTTTTTCACTTGGTGGACACTCCAGAGAAGAACACCACTCAGATTAAATGTTTTCAGAAGAATACTTCTAAACCCCTTCCTCTGTCTTTCATTTTGGTTCTGGAGATTGTTGGCTTTTTTGGGCCTTTTCTCATCATCACCTTCTGCTCAGTCCAAATTATCTGCACTCTATCCAAATACAATGCTATGAGCTCTGGAAGGGAGCGCACCAAAAGCATTCGAATCATTGCTGCCAATTTTGTGGTGTTTTTAGTTTGCTTTGCGCCTTTTCATCTTGGGTTTCTGTTCAAATTCTTAGTGGAAACTCTAAGACCTAATAATTGCCAGCTTCTGCAAGGCTTCCATACTTTTGTTCACATTGCAAGCTGTATTGCCAACGCAAACTGTTGTTTGGATGTGTTTTGCTATTACTTTATTCTTAAGGACTTCCGGATTACCTCTGCAGCTCAATCACCCATAAGTGACAAATTTAACATGAAGAAATTTTCCTTCCAATCTGGAGTGCTGTAG
- the LOC114646259 gene encoding G-protein coupled receptor 35-like isoform X1 → MCMNIKIFLAKKKMNTSNCNLTLTDGVHLFQMVFYIPVFILGLIFNISALVMFFWKQKNWTDTLIYLTNLSISDCILLFALPFKMHSYNTEWEATTLSFCQFLVSSYYVNMYVSILTVTVISIVRYVAIKFPFKAKTIQSRRKAIIVCILLWLTVCSLSAVFHLVDTPEKNTTQIKCFQKNTSKPLPLSFILVLEIVGFFGPFLIITFCSVQIICTLSKYNAMSSGRERTKSIRIIAANFVVFLVCFAPFHLGFLFKFLVETLRPNNCQLLQGFHTFVHIASCIANANCCLDVFCYYFILKDFRITSAAQSPISDKFNMKKFSFQSGVL, encoded by the coding sequence atctTTCTGGCAAAGAAAAAGATGAACACCAGCAACTGTAACCTTACACTTACTGATggagtccatcttttccaaatgGTGTTCTATATACCTGTTTTCATTCTGGGACTTATATTCAACATTTCAGCTTTGGTTATGTTCTTCTGGAAACAGAAGAATTGGACAGACACTTTAATCTACCTAACTAATCTGTCCATTTCAGACTGCATTCTGTTATTTGCCTTACCATTCAAGATGCATTCATACAACACAGAATGGGAGGCGACCACGCTatcattttgtcagtttttggTTTCGAGTTACTACGTCAATATGTATGTGAGCATCTTGACTGTAACTGTCATAAGTATTGTTCGATATGTGGCAATAAAGTTTCCTTTTAAGGCCAAGACCATCCAGTCCCGCAGGAAAGCTATTATCGTCTGCATTTTGCTGTGGTTGACTGTGTGCTCCTTAAGTGCTGTTTTTCACTTGGTGGACACTCCAGAGAAGAACACCACTCAGATTAAATGTTTTCAGAAGAATACTTCTAAACCCCTTCCTCTGTCTTTCATTTTGGTTCTGGAGATTGTTGGCTTTTTTGGGCCTTTTCTCATCATCACCTTCTGCTCAGTCCAAATTATCTGCACTCTATCCAAATACAATGCTATGAGCTCTGGAAGGGAGCGCACCAAAAGCATTCGAATCATTGCTGCCAATTTTGTGGTGTTTTTAGTTTGCTTTGCGCCTTTTCATCTTGGGTTTCTGTTCAAATTCTTAGTGGAAACTCTAAGACCTAATAATTGCCAGCTTCTGCAAGGCTTCCATACTTTTGTTCACATTGCAAGCTGTATTGCCAACGCAAACTGTTGTTTGGATGTGTTTTGCTATTACTTTATTCTTAAGGACTTCCGGATTACCTCTGCAGCTCAATCACCCATAAGTGACAAATTTAACATGAAGAAATTTTCCTTCCAATCTGGAGTGCTGTAG